Proteins encoded within one genomic window of Halorussus salilacus:
- the aglM gene encoding UDP-glucose 6-dehydrogenase AglM: MNVSIVGSGYVGTTVAACLADYGHEVTNVDIDEGIVAAIEAGEAPVHEPGLDDLVAAYGGDRLRATTDYAAVRDTDVTFLALPTPSREDGSIHLDVMKAGARSLGEALASKDDDHLVVVKSTVIPGTTEDIVAPILAETSGKTLDSDLHVAMNPEFLREGSAVSDFENPDKVVFGTRTDAARDRLREVFDPLLADSDAAVVETGIREAEMIKYANNAFLASKVSLVNELGNICKEYGVDAYEVAEAVGLDDRIGERFLRSGVGWGGSCFPKDVAALIAAARNAGYDPSLLEAAVDVNDGQPERLLDLLASHIDPADKRVAVLGLSFKPGTDDVRNSRAIPVIEGLQNRGATVVAYDPVATENMREHFPDIEYAASAAEALEDAHGAVVVTDWDEFAALDQAFDAMADPVVVDGRRIVERREGITYEGLTW, from the coding sequence ATGAACGTCAGCATCGTCGGTAGCGGCTACGTCGGGACCACGGTCGCGGCGTGTCTGGCCGACTACGGCCACGAGGTGACGAACGTCGACATCGACGAGGGGATCGTCGCGGCCATCGAGGCGGGCGAGGCACCCGTCCACGAACCCGGCCTCGACGACCTGGTCGCCGCGTACGGCGGCGACCGCCTGCGCGCGACCACCGACTACGCCGCGGTCCGGGACACCGACGTGACCTTCCTCGCGCTCCCGACGCCTTCCCGCGAGGACGGTAGCATCCACCTCGACGTCATGAAAGCGGGCGCTCGCTCGCTCGGCGAGGCCCTCGCGTCGAAGGACGACGACCACCTCGTCGTGGTCAAGTCCACCGTGATTCCGGGCACCACCGAGGACATCGTCGCCCCGATTCTGGCCGAGACCTCCGGGAAGACCCTCGATTCGGACCTCCACGTCGCGATGAACCCCGAGTTCCTCCGGGAGGGAAGCGCCGTCTCCGATTTCGAGAACCCCGACAAGGTCGTGTTCGGAACGCGGACCGACGCGGCCCGCGACCGACTCCGGGAGGTGTTCGACCCCCTGCTCGCCGACTCGGACGCCGCGGTCGTCGAGACCGGAATCCGGGAGGCCGAGATGATAAAGTACGCCAACAACGCCTTCCTCGCGTCGAAGGTCAGCCTCGTCAACGAACTCGGGAACATCTGCAAGGAGTATGGCGTCGACGCCTACGAGGTCGCCGAGGCCGTCGGCCTCGACGACCGCATCGGCGAGCGGTTCCTCCGGTCGGGGGTCGGCTGGGGCGGCAGTTGCTTCCCGAAGGACGTCGCCGCGCTCATCGCGGCCGCCCGCAATGCCGGGTACGACCCCTCCCTGCTGGAGGCCGCGGTCGACGTGAACGACGGACAGCCCGAGCGCCTGCTCGACCTGCTCGCATCTCACATCGACCCCGCCGACAAGCGAGTGGCCGTCCTCGGCCTCTCGTTCAAGCCCGGGACCGACGACGTCCGCAACTCCCGGGCCATCCCGGTCATCGAGGGGCTACAGAATCGCGGAGCGACCGTCGTCGCCTACGACCCGGTCGCGACCGAGAACATGCGCGAGCACTTCCCCGACATCGAGTACGCCGCCTCGGCCGCCGAGGCGCTCGAAGACGCCCACGGCGCGGTCGTCGTCACCGACTGGGACGAGTTCGCCGCGCTCGACCAGGCGTTCGACGCGATGGCCGACCCGGTCGTGGTCGACGGCCGCCGCATCGTCGAGCGCCGCGAGGGTATCACCTACGAGGGGCTGACGTGGTAG